From one Angustibacter luteus genomic stretch:
- a CDS encoding DNA cytosine methyltransferase — MSRYTSVEVCAGAGGQALGLERAGFDHLACVEIDAHACATLRDNRPQWDVLEGNVREWTPAGDLRGVTLLAGGVPCPPFSLAGKQLGREDERDLFPEMVRLARELDPQAVMIENVRGLLGKKFDAYRAEIVAEFEELGYEYCGWELLNSADYGVPQSRPRAILVLMKPQAATHFTWPEPDGVMVTVGELLEPLMGELLWEGAGDWAKKAQGIAPALVGGSKKHGGADVGPTRAKAAWRDLGVDGMGIADGPPAPGFKGLPRLTVRMAAAVQGFPTDWRFAGRKTAAYRQVGNAFPPPVAEAVGRRIAAALEASK, encoded by the coding sequence GTGAGCAGGTACACATCCGTCGAAGTATGCGCCGGAGCTGGGGGACAGGCTCTCGGGCTGGAGCGGGCAGGGTTCGACCACTTGGCGTGCGTCGAGATTGATGCCCATGCCTGCGCCACGCTCCGTGACAACCGCCCCCAGTGGGATGTCCTCGAGGGCAACGTCCGCGAGTGGACGCCTGCAGGCGACCTTCGTGGCGTGACGCTTTTGGCCGGGGGGGTGCCTTGCCCCCCGTTCAGCCTGGCGGGAAAGCAACTTGGACGCGAGGACGAGCGCGACCTGTTCCCGGAAATGGTCCGCCTCGCACGTGAACTCGATCCGCAGGCAGTCATGATCGAAAACGTACGTGGTCTTCTGGGAAAGAAGTTCGACGCGTACCGGGCCGAGATCGTGGCGGAGTTCGAGGAGCTCGGCTACGAGTACTGCGGCTGGGAGCTGCTCAACTCCGCCGACTACGGGGTGCCGCAGTCAAGGCCTCGGGCGATCCTGGTGCTGATGAAGCCCCAGGCGGCCACGCACTTCACCTGGCCGGAACCTGACGGTGTGATGGTGACCGTCGGCGAACTCCTCGAACCGCTGATGGGGGAACTGCTCTGGGAGGGCGCCGGCGACTGGGCCAAGAAGGCCCAGGGCATCGCACCCGCGCTGGTCGGTGGCTCGAAGAAGCACGGCGGCGCGGACGTCGGTCCGACGCGAGCGAAAGCGGCCTGGCGGGACCTTGGCGTCGACGGCATGGGCATCGCAGACGGCCCCCCAGCGCCCGGCTTCAAAGGTCTCCCCCGGCTCACCGTCAGGATGGCAGCGGCAGTGCAGGGCTTCCCAACCGACTGGCGTTTCGCCGGCCGCAAGACCGCCGCCTACCGCCAAGTCGGGAACGCCTTCCCGCCGCCCGTTGCCGAGGCAGTCGGCCGGAGAATCGCGGCCGCGCTGGAGGCGTCGAAATAG